CTGAATAACCGTCCGTATCCATTGCCGGTTCAAAATGCGGGTTATATGCGGCTGATCGGTTTCCATGCGATTTGTCCGGAAGCTTTCCCCGAAGCGAAGCTCCGTGATTCGGCCTGATCCGCCGGTCATATCGACGCTTGATACAGCCGCTCCATTCACGGGTTCAAGCCGGCCTCGCAACTTCGTTAGAAGCAGTAAAGTCTGCCACCCTCTCCGAGCCCCGACGATTTCCGCCAACGTGCCTGGCGCCTGCTGCAGTTGCATGAAACCGGTTCTCCACTTCAGCGGGCTTACCGTTCCGGCTGCTTCCGCTTTCCCGCCCGGAGCATAAAGCGCCTCCACCGCCACGTTCGGACTGTCGCCTCTTTCCCTCGGCCCGGGTATTCCGAATAAACGCAGCGCAAAGCGATATGCCGCTGATCTTATCGGTAAATTTGAAGCCGTCTTGTCAGCCTTATCCGGTCCCGGACCAATAACAGGCCGGAGCGCCGTATGCCGAATAGGGACGCTTAATGCCGATCCGGCGCGGAAATCCGCGGCGGTTCCCGGTTGCCTCTGCAAAATCGGAAACAAAAACGGTTTTGCGCTGCGGTCGATTGCCGGGATATTCCTCGTCGACAAATCGTACGCGGCTTGACGGGACATGAGCTGTTCCCCGCGAGGGAAGCCTGCCTGCAATATGCGAGCGATGCGTCCCGCCGAAACGGAAATCTCGCGGACCAGGCGGCTTAATCGGATCGCTTGCTGCCCGCTCTGCCTGTCAGACCGACGGAATACTTGCGGTACGGAAAACGGCGTGAACTGCAACTGCATGTCCCGCCATCCTTCTCCGAAAACGCGCTTTGCCGCAAAGTTTTCCACTGCGCCATCGCCATGACCGCTTCGGTTCGGACGCCCCGCCGCAGCCGCATTTTGCCATACCCGCATATCGCGAACCGACCTGTACGCGTGCTGCAACTGCATCGGACTCGCCGCTGCGTTTGGAGCAGGGTGTCCGAGAGGCCATACCACTCTTTGCAATACGGGCATAGCCCTAAAGACCGCCGCATTCGGCGTTCCGTTTCCTGCCGCTGCCGAAGCGGCATAAGCGGCAGCCGTCTCCGGCCCGCCGCCGATGAACGGCATCGCAGGTATAAACCCACGCCGGCCATTGATCGCCAGAGCAGCTATGATCGCGGTATTTGCGGCAGTTCCGGCACGGGTCGCGAGCTGCAGTGCCGGAAAGCCGGACAGCCGGCTTCCGGGAGCGTCATACGGCCCGATCATTCGCCGTTCTGACGCATAGCCGCCGAATGTGTTTGACCGAACGTTCCGATTCATAAAAACCGGCATCATCCCGCCCCATGCGCGCGCAGCAGCGGTCTGAAAGCCGCCTGACCTGGCTTGCCGGACTGCACGCAGGTCGCTGGGCAGGAAGGCGGTCAGGCCGCTTACGATAGTGCTCCATAAACGGATTATGCGGCTGTCCAAACTGGGCAGGAGTAAATCGCCGCCGCCGGCCATATCCGGCAAATGAGATTGTGAAATAAAAATCGGCCGCGTTTTTTCCCTGCGGGTATCCGTTATGTTTCGCCATACATTTTCAGGGAAAAGCCGCATTCCGCTTTCAGCGTCGGTTAAAGGTACATAACGCGGGAAAAACGCGTCATTTGCACTCTGCATAAACACCTGACCGGCTCGTCCGTTCAGCCGATAGTCGGAAAACAAGGCGTCATCAGGAAGCATTCTCCGACGATTGAACATTTGCTCTATGACAGCCTTTGCCCCGCCTTGCAGCATCGTCGGGAAATCCGTTCCCATGTTGATCGGCGGCAGACCGGGGGGTTGCCCCCGTCCTGGACCTGCCGCCGCACCCGATTCGGGCCCCCGGAATCCCGGCCCCCTTATTCTCGTGCTTCGATCAGAAACCTCCTGCCGAACGAACCTGTTGGCAGCATTTTCCGCAAGGGGCGACAACGTCGACTTCGCTGCGTTTCGCCAAACGATTGCCGCAGGAATCCCGAATAAACCGCTCAACCAAGGCGCATTCGAGCCAACTGGTTGAATCGCAATCTCTCTCGCACTGCCCCCCGTGCGGCCAATAAAGTTTCGTTCGATAAAGCGCAGCTCCGCGCTCTCTGCTCTCCGGATTGGTCCGACAGAAGACAGCAGCATGGCAGGCAATCTGAAAAACATTGCATTCGGCAATCCTCCCACTATATCGGGAGCCGGGGCTGCGTTATTCGGCACGGCCGCCGTTTGACGAAGCATATCGCTGAAAAACGCATGCGGCTGAACGACAGGCCGTCGGCCTGTCCCCGTGCTTTCGGCCGGTCGCTGCTGCCCCCACGCTTGCTCGCGTGCATAAAACATGATCGGGTCCCATTGTGTCCCAGTTGCCCCGCGTATTGCCGACGCACCCACGGGACCGGAATCTCCCTGAATGCCGTCTACCGCCGCTATCCCCGGCTCCGCGCGAGAACCGGAGAAGATCCTAACTGTCGGTCCCCACGATGTTCGAGGCTGCCCGTATACACGCGGAAAACCCGGAAAGCCTGTACTTTTAGGTGCCGACAGCGGTCCCCCTATCTGCTGTGCGCCCCGGATTATGCGAATTTGCGGCTCCGGCGGGAATCTTAATAATCGTTGCCCCGCTTTGAAACCCGGCATATCCGGAACCGGCAGGGGTGCCTGCATTCTCTGCACGACAGGCAGCGCCGAAATCTCCGGCATGCTCCGCACTATAGTCGGAGTCGGAATCCCCGGCATAGATGGAATCGCGGGCAGCGCCGGAATTCCCGCAGGCTTTCCCGGCCCTCCGGTTACGCCCGGCGTTTCGGGCATAACCCGAGCCGCCGGCATACCGGGCCTTCCCTGCAGCGGCGTAAACGCGGTCACCCCCGGCAATCCCGCCCCCCCGGCGGCACTGCGCTTGCCAAGCACCATTGCGGTATCGGCGATCCTCGAGTATATCAACCGCAGATTTCCGTTTTCGCCGGTCGGCCCAAATGCGAAGCCGCGTTTTTCCGGGGCAAAATACTCCTTAATCCCCGGAATGAGCCCGTAAGCGGGTAACACCGCCGCATTCCAGTTGCGACGCCCGAGCTGCCCGGCCAAGCGAAAAGGATCCGCGGCCGGCTGTCTCTCGAGCATACGACCAACGCCCATGCCCGGCCATAGGGTTTCAGCCGCCGGTTCGCGGCTTTGCCCGGCCGTCCCGGCCAACTCTCGTCCGCGCGCGGCGAACCCATTGTCGCGGCCGGGCAGCTTTTGTCCCGCTCCCGAGACGGGAGCCTGTCCCAACCGTCCCGCGGAAGCCGCCGTCTGCTGGAGGAGCAAGAGAGCCTGCAGCCGCCGCATCGTCAGCGCCTGGTTCGTAAAAAAGGACGCCTCCTTGCTGTGCAGCGCTGTGAGCTCCAGCCGAATCTGCACATGGAACCGATTCAGCGTGTGCCAAACGGATTCGCCCCCCGCATCCGGAGCAAAAACATCCGGCTCTCTGAAAACAAGCGGCACGATCCCCAAATACGGCCTTTTCACGTACCCGTATTTGGACATGATCGCTTCGGCGAAACTTCGCGAGCCTGGTTGTTCCCGCACAAACCGCGAAGGCTGCAAGCGCACTCGAATCATACGTTTTCCCCTTATCCGCCCGTCAAGTATACCGTCTTGAGACCCTGGTGCACGATCTCCAGCGTCTCAACGGCTATCTCGTTGCCATGTGCGTTCAAGTCGCTGCCGATCCACTTCACCGGGTAAGCCCCGACAAAATCCCACCGGCACAGCTGTTTGCCGTCCTGCCTTTGCAAAATAACCGAACCTTGCCGCCGCTCGATTTTCCCCATCGTCACGTTGCTGTACCATTCCCAGAGCTTGGACGACTCGGTGATGCCCCGCTTGAAAACAAGCGGCGGGCTGGACGTTTTTTTCGGAAAGCGGTGCACGTAATCGTTGAGTCCTCCCTCTCGGTATTCCTCGAATTCGGTCTCCACCTGCAGCCCCCTCACCTCGGAAAAACCCGAGACGCCTTCAATTCCTTTGATTTCCACCAAAAACCGAAAAGCGCCGCTAGGATTGCTCATGTTGTCCACCTCGTTTAAAACACGTCAAAAATGTTTTCCGGCTCGTCGTTGAACTTCCGGTTGATTTTGGAAATCTCTTCACACCATCTGCGGCGGTCGCGATGCTCCATCGCCATAATTTGATCGTGAGGCCAGTGGAAGTGGTAAGCGATAAAGGCGACCTCCTCGAGCAGCTTCTCCGCAGGATAAACCGTCAAACCGCCTCGTTCCCGGCTAAAAAATCGATCGGCGCCTCATGCTCGTGGCCGCACTTCGGACAAACGGTCTGAACGCGCGGAGAATCGGCCTTGTTGATTTCCTGGTAAAACCCTTGAAGAAACGCCAAATCCGCCGTAAACAGATTTTCGATGACCATCGTATCGATCGCCTTCAGGTCCCCTAGCTTTGTAATGACACGCGCCAGCAAAATAATCGTCAAGTAACTCGGATTCGACTGCACGCGGTGGTCGCGCAGCGGAGCGATTTCATCGGCGGCCGTCGCCAGCCTCATGACGCCCCGCTTATGCAAATTGCCGTTTTCATCCACATACCCTTTCGGCAGCTCGAATGCATACTCCGTTTTAAAAACCATCCCTGATGCCTCCCTTTGGTTGTCCGGCTAGAGGAGCGAAAAAGCAAGCCGCCTTGCGGCGTGCCCATCCGCCCCGCCTATGGTTCCTGCTATTTTTTGCGGGTCATGCCCTCGTGAGCGATTTCCAGCAGCTCGATGGCTACCTCGTTGCCCGTCCCTTTAAAATCCGGCGCGGTATATTTGCACGGCCACGCATTGATGACCGTCCAGACCGCCTTCTCCTGCCCCACCTCGTCGATCGCCGTAATGGTGACGGATTTTCGCGCGATCTTGCCGTTAATGGCGTCCTCCATCCACTTGTACATATCCATCGAGTCCGTAACGCCCCATTTTAGCGTAATGTTGCTGTACTTGGTCAGACCCGGCAACTTGCGGGCCGTCGTCGCCGTTTCATTTCCTTCGCGGTACTCGATCACTTCGATGGAAGCGTCGTAGCCGGACACCTCGCTGAAACCGGCCTGCGTAATGTTGTCCAATTGAACCTTAAAGCGAAAGTTGCGATACGGATCTATACGATCTGGCATGAATGGTTCCCCTCACTTCGTTAAAAGATGCTGCCGCTTTAGCTGGCGTCTCCGCCGGTTTTTTGCGTGATGCGGAAGATGACGAACTCCGCCGGCTTCACAGGCGCTATGCCGATGACGCATATAAGCCTGCCGTTGTCGATGTCGTCCTGGGTCATCGTGCTGTGGCCGATCTGGATGTAGAACGCTTCGGACGGGCTCGACCCCATCAAGGCACCGCTGCGCCATACGCTGGTCAAAAACGCGTCGATCGTCAAATTGACGCGGCCCCACAACGT
The window above is part of the Paenibacillus hamazuiensis genome. Proteins encoded here:
- a CDS encoding phage tail protein, translated to MSNPSGAFRFLVEIKGIEGVSGFSEVRGLQVETEFEEYREGGLNDYVHRFPKKTSSPPLVFKRGITESSKLWEWYSNVTMGKIERRQGSVILQRQDGKQLCRWDFVGAYPVKWIGSDLNAHGNEIAVETLEIVHQGLKTVYLTGG
- a CDS encoding DUF6760 family protein, encoding MTVYPAEKLLEEVAFIAYHFHWPHDQIMAMEHRDRRRWCEEISKINRKFNDEPENIFDVF
- a CDS encoding phage tail assembly protein gives rise to the protein MVFKTEYAFELPKGYVDENGNLHKRGVMRLATAADEIAPLRDHRVQSNPSYLTIILLARVITKLGDLKAIDTMVIENLFTADLAFLQGFYQEINKADSPRVQTVCPKCGHEHEAPIDFLAGNEAV
- a CDS encoding phage tail protein, encoding MPDRIDPYRNFRFKVQLDNITQAGFSEVSGYDASIEVIEYREGNETATTARKLPGLTKYSNITLKWGVTDSMDMYKWMEDAINGKIARKSVTITAIDEVGQEKAVWTVINAWPCKYTAPDFKGTGNEVAIELLEIAHEGMTRKK